The following proteins are co-located in the Pseudomonadota bacterium genome:
- a CDS encoding adenine nucleotide alpha hydrolase: protein MTTCPRVLLAWSSGKDSAWALRVLRQEARVEVVGLLTTLTEDYRRVAMHAVREAILEAQAAAVGLHLHEVYLPSPCSNDDYAALMADALARYAGTGLAAVAFGDLFLEDIRAYRETQLARVGLTALFPLWGRDTGALAREMIAGGLHAIVTCVDPRQLDPAFVGRAFDDRFLADLPPGVDPCGERGEFHTCVTAGPMFAAPIPVVPGEVVERDGFVFADLILA, encoded by the coding sequence GGAGCAGCGGCAAGGACTCCGCGTGGGCGCTCCGTGTGCTGCGGCAGGAGGCGCGCGTCGAAGTCGTCGGGCTCCTCACGACGCTCACCGAAGACTACCGGCGCGTCGCCATGCACGCCGTCCGCGAGGCGATCCTGGAAGCCCAGGCCGCCGCTGTCGGACTCCACTTGCACGAGGTCTACCTGCCTTCGCCATGCTCGAACGACGACTACGCGGCGCTCATGGCCGACGCCCTCGCGCGGTACGCGGGCACAGGGCTCGCCGCCGTGGCGTTCGGCGACCTGTTCCTCGAAGACATCCGCGCCTACCGCGAAACGCAGCTCGCCCGCGTCGGGCTCACGGCGCTGTTCCCGCTGTGGGGTCGCGACACCGGCGCACTGGCCCGCGAGATGATCGCCGGGGGCCTCCACGCGATCGTGACGTGTGTCGATCCCCGGCAGCTCGACCCCGCGTTCGTCGGCCGCGCCTTCGACGATCGCTTCCTGGCGGATCTCCCGCCCGGCGTCGACCCCTGCGGCGAGCGCGGTGAGTTCCACACGTGCGTCACGGCCGGGCCCATGTTCGCGGCGCCGATCCCGGTCGTCCCCGGCGAGGTGGTCGAGCGCGACGGGTTCGTGTTCGCGGATCTGATTCTCGCGTGA
- a CDS encoding restriction endonuclease, translated as MTNTWMVRAGRGSYVFEEFEKKRCVALGWAEMGDISGIKTREDLGRRHDEANPDLSKAARGVQLGMIARFVFDLAEGDNIVTYDSDTRVYLVGKITGPHRYQPDRVPDHPNVRDVKWVGKVSRDDLTVETRNTLGSTLALFLLNETVWAEIQGVLKGMAPPVAEPDAHNDLDVLKAEMIGSAHEFIKDKVKALNWDDMQELVAGILRAMGYKTLVSSPGSDLGKDIVASPDGLGLEQPRIRVEVKHRKGAMGAPEIRSFIGALRQGDKGLFISTGGFSKEANYEAERATVPVTLVDLDALVLLLTEHYERLDAEARALVPLKRIYWPVG; from the coding sequence ATGACCAACACCTGGATGGTCCGCGCCGGACGCGGCAGCTACGTGTTCGAGGAGTTCGAGAAGAAGCGCTGCGTCGCCCTCGGCTGGGCGGAGATGGGGGACATCTCCGGGATCAAGACGCGGGAGGATCTTGGTCGCCGCCACGACGAGGCAAACCCGGACCTGAGCAAGGCCGCGCGGGGCGTGCAGCTCGGGATGATCGCGCGGTTCGTCTTCGATCTCGCCGAGGGTGACAACATCGTCACCTACGACAGCGACACGCGCGTCTACCTCGTCGGCAAGATCACCGGGCCACATCGATACCAACCCGACCGCGTGCCCGATCACCCCAACGTCCGCGACGTGAAGTGGGTCGGCAAGGTCAGCCGCGACGACCTCACGGTGGAAACGAGAAACACTCTCGGAAGCACGCTCGCGTTGTTCCTGCTGAACGAAACCGTGTGGGCAGAGATCCAGGGCGTTCTCAAGGGTATGGCCCCGCCAGTGGCGGAGCCTGACGCGCACAACGACCTCGACGTCCTCAAGGCCGAGATGATCGGCAGCGCCCACGAGTTCATCAAGGACAAGGTCAAGGCGCTCAACTGGGACGACATGCAGGAGCTGGTCGCCGGGATACTCCGCGCCATGGGCTACAAGACGCTCGTCTCCAGCCCCGGCTCCGATCTCGGCAAAGACATCGTCGCGTCGCCGGACGGGCTCGGCCTGGAGCAGCCGCGCATCCGCGTCGAGGTGAAGCACCGCAAGGGCGCGATGGGGGCGCCGGAGATCCGCAGCTTCATCGGCGCGCTGCGCCAGGGCGACAAAGGGCTCTTCATCAGCACGGGCGGCTTCTCGAAGGAGGCCAACTACGAGGCTGAGCGCGCCACGGTCCCGGTCACCCTCGTCGATCTGGACGCCCTCGTACTGCTGCTCACCGAGCACTACGAACGCCTCGACGCCGAGGCCCGGGCGCTGGTGCCGCTGAAGCGGATCTACTGGCCGGTAGGATAA